DNA sequence from the Caldisericota bacterium genome:
TTGGGTAGGAGCAAAAGTGGCAAGAGGTAATATGAGGGGACAGGTAGTTGCAGAACTTGAGGAACACTCAGGGGATGAGCTGAGGCATGCCGGCATGCTTGCCGATAGGATAATCCAGCTTGGCGGTATACCCATTCTGAAACCAGAGGATTGGTATCAAATGACCAATTGCGGTTATGATGCACCAGAAAATACTCATGTAGAAAATCTACTCAAACAAAACATAAAAGGTGAACAGTGTGCAATTGAAGCATACAATGAACTACTGGCTTTTACCAAAGATAAAGATACTGTTACCTATCGCATGGCAGAAGAGATTCTTGAGGATGAGGTAGAGCACGAGGAGGACCTTGAGGCTATATTGGAAGATTTGGAAGAAAGGAGGTAAAGGGAAAAGAAAAAATAGAACACCATATTGTATTGTGTGGATAGAATTGTAGGTATAAAAAAATTTGAGGTTTTCTGTGCACTTGCCTTTTGTAATATCCATGGGGTATGGGAAAGCTGTATATAAATTTAATAAAAATATAGGAGGTATAAAAATGGAAGAAAGAATGCCGTTATTGGGAGAGAAATTTCCAGAGATAGAGGTGCAAACCACGCATGGCAAGATAAAGTTGCCGGATGATTTTAAAGGTAAATGGTTTATCTTGTTTTCTCATCCTGCAGATTTTACCCCGGTATGCACTACAGAGTTTGTAGCATTTCAACAACGATATGACAAATTTAAGGCATTAGATTGTGAATTAATTGGACTAAGTGTGGATCAGGTATTTTCTCATATGAAATGGGAAGAATGGATAAAAGATAATATGAATGTAGAAATCCAATTTCCAATAATTGCAGATACAGGGAGAGTTGCCGAAACTCTTGGTATTATTCATCCGAGTAAGGGTACAAACACAGTTAGAGCAGTGTTCATCGTTGATCCCAAAAGTTCAATAAGAGCAATTCTATACTATCCGCAGGAATTGGGGAGAAATATGGATGAGTTTCTGAGGATGGTAAAAGCGTTACAGATAGCAGACAAAGAAGGTGTGGCAATGCCTGCAAACTGGCCAAATAATGAAATATTAAAAGACCATGTAATAATATCACCTGCCACTGATGTGAAAACCGCACAAGAAAGATTTGAAAGGGCGAAAAAAGGAGAATTTGAATGTTTTGACTGGTGGTTGTGCCATAAAAAAATAAAGTAAGAAGGTGTAAAATGACAGAGAGAATGCAAGTATATAAATGTGAAATATGCGGAAATATTGTGGAAGTAATGCATCCAGGTAAAGGAGAATTAGTTTGCTGCGGACAGCCGATGACTCTGCTTAAGGAGAAAACAGCAGATTCTTCAACAGAGAAGCATGTTCCCTTCATTAAAAGAGAGGGTAATGCTTACATTGTGAAAGTAGGAGAAAACACCCCTCACCCAATGGAAGAAAATCATTATATCGAGTGGATAGAAATAGTAGCAGATGGCAGGAATTATAAAAAGTTCCTAAATCCGGAAGATAAGCCGGAAGTGGAATTTGAAATAAAAGACGAAAAAGTTGAAGCGAGAGCATGCTGCAACATACACGGTTTGTGGAAATCGTAAGATTTCTATTTACCAATAGACCAATAGAGTGTTTTATAATCTTGCCCTTTGTCATTTAATAGATGATGAAGGGCAATTTTTTTCTTTTTTTTAAAAGATATGCTAAAATATTAAGAATTATAAAAAAAGGAGATGATAGAAATGGCATTTAAAGCAGTTTTTATTGCTCATGCTCCAGATGCAGAATTAGAAAAACACAGGTGTGTAATAAAAACGCCTAGTTATAATCTCTTTGTGGCAGTTGTGAAGAATCAAGAGCAAGCCATTGAAGCATGCAAAAAATCTGTAGAAGAGGAAGGTATTCACTCAATTCTTCTCTGTCCGGGATTTAAGCATAGAGACGTTGCAGAAATATCCGAAGCAGTTGGGGAAAATGTGGGTGTTTTTGTTGCAAGGGGAGACGGCCAGAGCAACAAAGTCTCAATGGAAGCGATGAAAAAGGAAGGCTGGTTCCAGGAGAAAATAACATAAATTAGAATACTCTAAAAATAAAAAGGAGGCGACATGATTGAGGTAAAAGATTTATATTTTAAGTATTCTGAAAAAGATGCTTTTTCTATTGATCATATCTCGTTTAAAATTAGCAAAGGGGAAATATTTGGTTTTCTCGGCCCAAACGGGGCAGGCAAAACTACCGTCCAAGCAATCCTTACGGGTTTACTGAAACAACAAGGAGGAACTGTACTTTACCAGGGGAAAAGTATAGAAGAACAAAAAGATGATTTTTACAACAAAATAGGTGTTTCGTTTGAATTCCCCAACCTTTACGGCAAACTAACCGGTTATGAAAATCTAAAGTATTTTGCAGGTCTATTTTCAGTGCCTACTGTGGATCCCAATTTTTTGTTGGACCTTGTTGGGCTTAAAGATATCACAAACAAACGCACTGAATATTATTCAAAAGGTATGAAGCAAAGGGCTGTTTTTGCTAGGGCTCTAATTAACAATCCGGAAATATTGTACTTAGATGAACCAGTGTCAGGATTAGACCCAACCACGGCAAAAAATATTAAACAGGTCATCCAGAAAGAAAAAGAAAAAGGGACAACAATATTTCTTGCCACACATAATATGTTTGTGGCAGAAGAGTTGTGTGATGAAGTTGCTTTTATAAACGAAGGCAAAATAGTTACCATAGATACGCCTAAAAATTTAAAGCTTCAATATGGAAGTAAATCAGTAGAAGTCGAATACAAAATGAACGAACATGTACATAAAGAGTTGCTTTTTTTGGAAAAGAAAGATGACAAAAGCAAGTTGCAGAACATAATTGCCAATCATCAAATAATTACAATGCATTCAAAAGAAGCCACCCTTGAAGAGATTTTTATAAAGGTGACCGGTAGAGGTTTGATATAAAGATGAAAAAATTGTGGACCTTACTTAAAGTTGATTATACAATGGCGCTCAGGGGCAAGTTTATTTTGCTAACCCTTATT
Encoded proteins:
- a CDS encoding ferritin-like domain-containing protein, which translates into the protein WVGAKVARGNMRGQVVAELEEHSGDELRHAGMLADRIIQLGGIPILKPEDWYQMTNCGYDAPENTHVENLLKQNIKGEQCAIEAYNELLAFTKDKDTVTYRMAEEILEDEVEHEEDLEAILEDLEERR
- a CDS encoding peroxiredoxin, coding for MEERMPLLGEKFPEIEVQTTHGKIKLPDDFKGKWFILFSHPADFTPVCTTEFVAFQQRYDKFKALDCELIGLSVDQVFSHMKWEEWIKDNMNVEIQFPIIADTGRVAETLGIIHPSKGTNTVRAVFIVDPKSSIRAILYYPQELGRNMDEFLRMVKALQIADKEGVAMPANWPNNEILKDHVIISPATDVKTAQERFERAKKGEFECFDWWLCHKKIK
- a CDS encoding desulfoferrodoxin, which translates into the protein MTERMQVYKCEICGNIVEVMHPGKGELVCCGQPMTLLKEKTADSSTEKHVPFIKREGNAYIVKVGENTPHPMEENHYIEWIEIVADGRNYKKFLNPEDKPEVEFEIKDEKVEARACCNIHGLWKS
- a CDS encoding DUF6506 family protein; amino-acid sequence: MAFKAVFIAHAPDAELEKHRCVIKTPSYNLFVAVVKNQEQAIEACKKSVEEEGIHSILLCPGFKHRDVAEISEAVGENVGVFVARGDGQSNKVSMEAMKKEGWFQEKIT
- a CDS encoding ABC transporter ATP-binding protein encodes the protein MIEVKDLYFKYSEKDAFSIDHISFKISKGEIFGFLGPNGAGKTTVQAILTGLLKQQGGTVLYQGKSIEEQKDDFYNKIGVSFEFPNLYGKLTGYENLKYFAGLFSVPTVDPNFLLDLVGLKDITNKRTEYYSKGMKQRAVFARALINNPEILYLDEPVSGLDPTTAKNIKQVIQKEKEKGTTIFLATHNMFVAEELCDEVAFINEGKIVTIDTPKNLKLQYGSKSVEVEYKMNEHVHKELLFLEKKDDKSKLQNIIANHQIITMHSKEATLEEIFIKVTGRGLI